The Magnolia sinica isolate HGM2019 chromosome 9, MsV1, whole genome shotgun sequence genome contains a region encoding:
- the LOC131256937 gene encoding hydrophobic protein OSR8-like yields the protein MGPNRSSLFLEVLLAILIPPLGVCLRHGCCSCEFLICLILTLLGYIPGIIYAIYAIVVIDRDRYRDEYNDYQPVYAA from the exons ATGGGTCCGAACAGATCTTCCCTCTTTCTCGAAGTCCTACTTGCAATTTTGATCCCTCCTTTGGGTGTCTGTCTCAGGCATGGCTGCTGTAGc TGTGAATTCTTAATCTGCTTGATCCTGACTTTATTGGGGTATATTCCTGGGATCATCTACGCCATCTATGCGATCGTCGTCATAGATCGGGACAGATACCGTGATGAATATAATGATTATCAGCCAGTCTATGCAGCATAG